DNA sequence from the Methanofollis formosanus genome:
GAGGTGATACATCTTTCCGTCCTCCTTCTCCTGCCAGATGAACCGCCCGCCGTCGGCCTGGAAGCCCAGATGATCAGGTGTCCGTGCGACTTCTCTGGGCTGGTCATTCCCTGGAACTCGCATCATCACCGCATATTCGTCCCCTGCCCTCTCGGCCCAGACCCCATATCCCTCCGAGACCGCAGGCCACCCGTGCCATCCGGTTTCGGCGGAGAGATGTTCCATCTTCCCGGTCATGGTGTCGTAGGCGACCACCCGCCCGTTGCCTTTTCCATCCTGCTCTTCCCAGACGACGAGGCCGCCCGAGGTCCGGGGGTTGTACGGCGTCCACCCCTCTTCAGAGGGGTATGCCTCACCGGTCCCGGTGCCGAGGTCGTACCCGACGATCCTCAGGCTGTAGGTGAGGGCCTGATCGTCTCGCTCCTTCCAGACGACGAGGTCGCCATCGACGGCGGGCATTCGCGGCCCCCGCTTCGATTCTGTCAGATCGGTCGTCTCGCCGGTGGCGATGGTGTACGCGAAGAGGTTCGTACGGCCGGACGAACTATAGTTCTCCGCTTTTCCGACCCAGACGAGATGTCCGGCTGAGAGCGCCGGCGGCGAATGGGGATCGAGAGCGGTGCCGGCATCGACCTGGGTGGTCGATCCGTCCTCCACCGCGACGAGGTAGAGGTGGTCGGGGTCGGTGGCCAGGTTGGTCCAGACCAGCCGGTCGCCGGCGAAGGCGAGGAATGCGGGGTTGTATTCCTGCCCCTGCACGGTCCTCTCGACGGTGGCGAGGATCCGGCTCTGCTCCTGATCGATGAGGGTGAGGAGATGGTCGCCGGTGTCGAGGCGCCCGGTGTCGAGGACGAATGACCAGGTTCTGCCACCGTATCCGGCCTCGACCGTCGTCTCCCCCTCTGCAACGAGTCTGGCCGGGTCAGTTCCGGCCTCGAGCCCACCCTCGGTCAGTTCATAGGTGAGGACGGTGCCGGGCGCGAGGTTGGTGGTGCCGGAGACGGTGATCGTCTCCCCATGCTCCCAGACCACAGGAGCGTCGACATCGGCCCAGGGTGGATACACTGGCACGACGAGTCTGACGACGTCGTCGTCGCCCTTCCCGTTCTCGAAGGTTCCGGTCAGTCTCCCGGCCAGGCCGGGCATGGCCCAGACGAGAAAACCGGCGCCTTCGGGGGCGATGACCTCGCCTCTCTCTCCGTCATTTCTGAAGGTCACCGCGGGATTTCTGTCTTCGCCGGCGTCCTGGACGAAGAGGGTGTAGCTCCCTTCTGCGTCACGGGTTGACTCGACGGTCCAGGAGAACCTCCCATCTTGGCCGGTCTCCAGATGATCGCATGTGATCGTTCCCCCTGTCACTGCCCAGACCCACACACCCCCTTCGCGGTCGGTCTGCCCGGTGACGGTGAGCGTGTCGCCTGCGGCAAGGGCGACGGTGTCCGCCCCGGCCTCGAGGTATGCTCCTGCCGGTGCAACCATCCAGAAGACTGCGGCAATCCAGAGAAGTCCAAGTTTTTCGATTCTGTTCATCCCATCACTCCCTCGTTTCTTCGTGTTCCGGGGACCGGCGCCGGCATCCCACTCCTGATCTCGGCGATGGTGTTATAAACGATCTCTGTGTCTCGTCTCTCCGGGTCAGGGCCGATCGGGAACCTTTATGGTCGGCAAAGAGGTATGGGCACCTATGCGACAGCATGGGGTCTTCTTCGTCCTTCTCGTGCTCATGGCCGTCCTGCCGGCATCAGGATTTTCCGTCTATGAGGTCGCCCCCTGGGGCGGGGCCGCCCCTGCCGGTGCCGGCGTCGCGCCGGTGCCACTCGCCTGGTGGGAGGTGCCGCTCCCGCTCCTTCTCCTCTTTTTCATCCTCCCGTTTCTCCCGGTATCCTGTTTGGGGTTATTCTGGGTGCTGAAGGTCTGTGTGTCCCTTGGTTTCAGGCAGGTGCACCGAGACGCCCTGCTGGCCAACCGGACGCGGCGCCAGGTCTACGACCATGTCAGGGCACACCCGGGGGTCAGGTTCGCCGTCCTGTGTCGTGACCTGGGGATGAACCGCGGGACGCTCAGGTATCACCTCGCCGTCCTCGAACAGTTCGGGGCGATCACGGTCTGGAAGAACGGTCGGGCGGTGGGGTACTTCGAAAACTCAGGAAAATATTCAGAATCCGAACGTCGGGCACTCGCAGGTCTGAGCGAGACCGAACGGGCGATCTGCACGATCCTCACCGTCTCGCCCGGATCGACGAGAAGCGAGGTGGCGCTCAGGCTCGGGGTGGCGACTTCGACGGTCTCCTGGCATATCGGCAGGCTCGCACGCCGCGGCGTGGTGGCGGTGAAAAGAGAGGGTCGGGAGGTCAGGTACGATCTCTGTCCACCGGCGTCTCTGGCCGTCAGGGAATGATCGGGAAGAGGTCGTCCTCGTCGACGACGTCGGCCCGCCGCACCTGCAGAGTCCGCATGGATGTGGGGTCGCCCTCGGCCTCGACCTCGCCGCACCTGATGAGAAAGAGGAGGCGAGTGTACAGGAAAGCGTCGCCGCACTGATGATATTCGTCCGACGAGGCGCCGAGGGCCTCGCCGATGACCATCGCCGCGCTGGTCCAGTCCTCAGGGACGGCGTAGAGCACGTCCTCGCCCAGGGTGGAGGGGATGGTGGGGTAGAGCTGCCCCCGCCAGAGCGTCCTGACACCGTCCTCGTCGTCCTTGAGTCTATCCCAGGTCCGCAGATAGAAGGCGGCCTCGTCCTGGGTGAGGGGACGGGCGCGGTCGGTCTGGTCCCTGAGCCACTCAGGGGCGAGTTCGCCGAGGCTGATCGGGATGACGCGGTCGGGGGCCTCGTCGGGTTCGTCCTCCCAGACGACGTCGACACCTTCGGTGAGGTCGACGACCTCGATGGCGCAGGGGTCGGGTTCTCTGGAAAGGAACTCCAGGAACCCGGAGTACTCGATGGCCGAGCGTCTGGTGAACCAGACGATCCGGCGTGCGTCGCCGGGCCTGGTTTCGTCCCAGAAGGCGCGGATGTGGGGCAGAGCGTCCTGGTACCAGAACTCGTACTCGGTGTCGGCATAGAGGGTCTCGAAGAAGACCTGCCTATCGGGGTACTGATAGGGATTGATGGGGCCGAGAGAGAGGTCGTCGGCGAGGGCGGCGACGCGCTGATCGGGTATGTCTCTGAATGCTGCTCTGAGACAGCCACCGGCTGACTCGGTGAAGGCGATGTGAATGGTGTCGGTCATGATAGGTCTGCTCCGGTCTGGTCAGAGAGCGTGTGAGATCAGGTGTGGTCCGCGGAGGGAAGAGGATTATGGGTTTGGAACGGAACAGAAAGTTTATCTTCTCTTTTGTTTCCGGGTTTTTCCTGTGGAGATGAGGGTCGGAGATGAGAGGTTTCCGGTCGGTCTCTTCCTGAACAGAGTGATACCCGGGGTTCACGCCCATGCTGCTCCGATCCCATGCCCGGTCGTCACCACGAGCGGCAGCAGGTCGGTGACATGCCGTTGAGACGCAGGCGTATCATCGGAACATACCTGAAGAAGAGTGAATTCAAAAGGCGCCGAGGGGGAGATTTGAACTCCCGAGGTGCCGAACACCAGTGGCTTTCGAGGCCACCGCCTTCCCGGACTAGACTACCTCGGCCCGTGCGGTAACACTATCTGTCCGCCGCTCTGATAACCTTTGCGATGGAATGCACCCTTCGGTTCCCCCGCGAGGGGGTCGTGCTCACCTACCATGGTGAGGAAGGCGACACCTGGGAGAAGGCGCTGCTCTGTCTCGGCGTGAACCCGGACATCGTGATCGTCTTCGTGGACGGCCGTCCCGTGGCGCAGGACGACGGGATAAAAACAGATGAGGCCGAGATAGTCTCGACCTGTTCGCGTGGCTGACTGATCAGGCGACCGGACCTTCTTTCCTGACGGTGACGAACATGTCGTCGACCCGCACCAGCATGCTCGCCATCTCGGCTGCCGAGAGGATCGCCTGCTTCTTCACCCGTGCCGGTTCGAAGACCCGCTCGGCCTTCATGTCCACGATCTCGCCGGTGTAGACGTTGAGGCCGGCGTACTTCTCGCCCTTGGCGTGCGCCGCCTTGAGAGCGACGATCTTGTCGATGGGATCGAAGCCCGAGTTCTCCGCGAGGGTCTTGGGGATGTCCTCGAAGGCGTCGGCAAAGCCTTCAAGGGCGATCTGGGTCCTTCCGCCGACGCTTGCCGCATAATCCCTGATCTTGAGCATCATCTCGGTCTCGACCGACCCGCCGCCGACCACGAACGTCCCGTCTTCCAGGGCGTCCTGAACGACCCGGCGTGCGTCTTCGACCGCCCGTTCGAGTTCGTCGATGAGGTACTGAGTCGAGCCACGCAGCAGGATCGTCGTCGCCTTCGGGTTCGGGCAATCGGCGATCTTGACGAGGTCGGCGTCCTCGACCTGCTCAACGTACCCGGCCGTGCCGATCATCTCAGGAGAGAGTTCGTGGACCTTGTTGACGATGACGGCGTGGAGGGCCTTGGCCGCGAACTTCATGTCCTTCTCGGGAACGTCTTCGACGGCGAAGATCCCGTACCTCGCCAGGTAATACTGGACGGCGTCGGCAATCCCCTTCTGGCAGAAGATCACGTTGACACCCGCCGCCCTGACCTCGTCGGCGAGTTTCCTGAGATTCTCGCGTTCCTGCTCGCCGAAGGCGTTGAGCTGCTCGCTCTCGGAGATCCTGATCTTCGACTTCACCTGGGTCTTGGTGATCTCCAGGGGCTGGGCGAGGAGGGCGACCTTTGCGTCCTCGACCTTCCTGGGCATTGCGTCGGCGACGCGCTTCTTGTTGATGACGACGCCCCGGATCAGTTCGGCGTCGTCCATCGTCTCGCCGACGTCCTTGACGACCTTGACGTCGTCCTCGTCGATGACGAGTTTCCTGTCCTTCTCCTCGGCGACCGCCTTGACGGCATCGACGATGATACCGGCGACCTTCTCCTTCACCGATTCGATCGACTTGCCGGTCATCGAGGTGGAGGCGATCTGGACCAGGATGTCGCGGTCCTCGGGGGTGACGGTGATGACCAGGTCATTGAGGATCTCGAGGGCCTTGTCCAGGCCCATCCGGTAGCCCTGGGCGACGATCGTCGGGTGGATTTCCTGGCCGAGCATGGTGCCGGCCCGCTCCATCAGGGCACCGCCGAGGATGCAGGCGGTGGTGGTGCCGTCGCCGACCTCGTCGTCCTGGGTCTCGGCGACCTCGACCATCATCTTGGCGCCCGGGTGCTGGACCGAGAGCTCGTGCAGGATGGTGGCGCCGTCATTGGTGATCGTCACGTCGCCGGTCGGGGAGACGAGCATCTTGTCCATGCCACGAGGGCCGAGCGTGGTCCGCACGGCGGCGGCGATCGCCTTTGCCGCCATGATATTTGACTGCTGTGCCTCTGACCCCTTTGTGCGTTCTACATTATCCCGTAAGACTATGACTGGCTGTCCAGCAAGCATGATAGAAACCTCCGATAACTCAATAGTATGGATTAGAACTTCTATATATGCGGTTCGGTGACGGGTCTGTCTTCTCTCCTCTCCGCCAAAAAACCGGGGTCTGGCGGCCCTGCCCACGGTCTTCAGACCAAAAAGCAAAGGTCAAACCTCTCGAAAGGCAATCCTCAGGTATGCAGATAGACCACGACCCCGCCGCCGCCCTCACCAGACTGGAGGTAGGGGTTCTCGCTGCCATCCTTCTCCTGAGCATCGCGGTCATCATCCATGCCGAGACCGGCACAGGCGCGAACGACGCCCCCGCCGGGATGGTAATGTCCGCAATGGACCTTACCGGTCATGCCGTCATCATCGACGATCTCTACGGTCGTGTCGACCCTGCCGATCCCGGCAGGATGGGTTCGGTCTCCTTCTCGGTCCGCCTTTTCCCCGGCGACATGGGCGCCGTGGACATGAAGCAGGCGGTCGTCGGGTTTGCCACGAAGGCCGAGAAATGGTCGCTCACGCGTGAAGCCCCCGTTCCACCCGCCTGGAAGATTGCCGAGCGTACCAACGTCCCGCCTTTCAACAACGTCGACGACGACGACCTCCTCGAACCAGGCGAAGCGTTCGTACTCCTGGCCACACCGGGCCGCTCCCTCGCCCCCGGCGAGACTTTCACTCTCTCGTTCGCCCCGCCGGGAGGGGCCCCCGCCACGGCCACCAGGACGGTGCCGCCGAAGGTGAGCGGGGTGATGGAACTTGCATAAGACCGCCCTCGTCATCGGCGGCGGGACCTATGGGGCCGCCTGCACCCGGTATCTCCTCAGGGAAGGATGGCGGTGCGTGGTCGTCGACCAGGACTCACTCTGCCTGGCTGCACGCTCTCTCCTCACCGATGGAACCGACGGGAAGGTCTCCTTTGTGCGGGGCGGGGTGGCCGCGGCCCTCGACCTCTTCACCGCCCACACCCCCGACTATCTCGTCCCCACTGTTCCCTTCCATCTTCTCGCCGCCCTCCTCTCGCGTGCCTCCGGCTTTGTCCCCTGGGAACGAGGCGCCGGTGAGGCCGCCGCGGCGCTTCCCTCCGACCTCCTCCTCTCCTCCTCGGAGGGGACGCTCGTCCTCTCGTATAACCGCGAGGGCACATGCCTCCCTGCCTGCCCGGCGCCGCTGCTCTGCCCGGCAACCGGGGAACGCCGCCCCCGCCCCCTCCATGCTCTTCTCAGCGACGCCCTCCCGACGGCCTTGGTCCTGGAGAGCGTGCAACTCGGTCCCGGCGTCGGCGGTCTGCGGGGAGATGACGCCGCGGTCCTCCTCGCCCGTGCCCGGGAAGAGGAGCGCATCGTCGTCGGGACGGCCTGCCGGTGTCACGGCTTGGTGACGGCGCTGAGGAGAAGAGAGGTTTAGGGGTGGTGAAACCCCCTCTGAATGATCTGTTCTCGGCTTCGTAGAAATGCTCTGGATAACTCTCTCTGCGGGGGGGACTGTGCCCCCCGGACCCCCCACGGCGGAGATAGGGGGGGACGGCAGCACGCTCTTGAACGATGCCGTGCTTCAGGAACTTCTCCCGGTCATCCACAAGAGCCAGAAAGTTTTGGGATGACCTCATCCAGTATGCTTGAAATAGGAGTTCATGCCCGAATCAACCCGGCCGAAAAAAAAAAGAGATTCAGTCGATCCTTGAGATCTTGCAGAGCGGGAAGACCGGGACTCCCTCGACGGCCCTGACGTCCCGCTTGTCGAAGAGCACCCAGATCGCCACCGGCCGCGCCCCGTGGGACCGCAGATAGTCGACGACCTCGTGGAGGGTTCTCCCGGTGGTGATCACGTCGTCGACGATGACGCACGAACGACCAGCGACTGCGGCGAAACTCCCTGAGACCGAACCCATCTTCTTCTCGGCCGGACTGTGCTTGGCCGGGTGGTAGATGGCCAGGCGCGAGCTCGTTTCTTCGGCGATGAGGGTGGCCAGCGGGACGCCGGAGAGCGAGATCCCTACCACAGTGTCGAACTCGGCCTCCTCGGACCCCATGAGGACGTCCCCACTCTCGACCGCGGCGAAATACCGATGGATGAGCATCCTGGCCGTCAGATCGATCATCTCG
Encoded proteins:
- a CDS encoding winged helix-turn-helix transcriptional regulator, with the protein product MRQHGVFFVLLVLMAVLPASGFSVYEVAPWGGAAPAGAGVAPVPLAWWEVPLPLLLLFFILPFLPVSCLGLFWVLKVCVSLGFRQVHRDALLANRTRRQVYDHVRAHPGVRFAVLCRDLGMNRGTLRYHLAVLEQFGAITVWKNGRAVGYFENSGKYSESERRALAGLSETERAICTILTVSPGSTRSEVALRLGVATSTVSWHIGRLARRGVVAVKREGREVRYDLCPPASLAVRE
- a CDS encoding orotate phosphoribosyltransferase-like protein → MSSLDELISKARLLLSEGHSQEQIADELSLSMETVTWLLTQQPGAEAPKDVHIDWTAVSSDAEMIDLTARMLIHRYFAAVESGDVLMGSEEAEFDTVVGISLSGVPLATLIAEETSSRLAIYHPAKHSPAEKKMGSVSGSFAAVAGRSCVIVDDVITTGRTLHEVVDYLRSHGARPVAIWVLFDKRDVRAVEGVPVFPLCKISRID
- a CDS encoding flagellin, with protein sequence MQIDHDPAAALTRLEVGVLAAILLLSIAVIIHAETGTGANDAPAGMVMSAMDLTGHAVIIDDLYGRVDPADPGRMGSVSFSVRLFPGDMGAVDMKQAVVGFATKAEKWSLTREAPVPPAWKIAERTNVPPFNNVDDDDLLEPGEAFVLLATPGRSLAPGETFTLSFAPPGGAPATATRTVPPKVSGVMELA
- a CDS encoding thiamine S protein; the protein is MECTLRFPREGVVLTYHGEEGDTWEKALLCLGVNPDIVIVFVDGRPVAQDDGIKTDEAEIVSTCSRG
- the thsA gene encoding thermosome subunit alpha; translation: MLAGQPVIVLRDNVERTKGSEAQQSNIMAAKAIAAAVRTTLGPRGMDKMLVSPTGDVTITNDGATILHELSVQHPGAKMMVEVAETQDDEVGDGTTTACILGGALMERAGTMLGQEIHPTIVAQGYRMGLDKALEILNDLVITVTPEDRDILVQIASTSMTGKSIESVKEKVAGIIVDAVKAVAEEKDRKLVIDEDDVKVVKDVGETMDDAELIRGVVINKKRVADAMPRKVEDAKVALLAQPLEITKTQVKSKIRISESEQLNAFGEQERENLRKLADEVRAAGVNVIFCQKGIADAVQYYLARYGIFAVEDVPEKDMKFAAKALHAVIVNKVHELSPEMIGTAGYVEQVEDADLVKIADCPNPKATTILLRGSTQYLIDELERAVEDARRVVQDALEDGTFVVGGGSVETEMMLKIRDYAASVGGRTQIALEGFADAFEDIPKTLAENSGFDPIDKIVALKAAHAKGEKYAGLNVYTGEIVDMKAERVFEPARVKKQAILSAAEMASMLVRVDDMFVTVRKEGPVA
- a CDS encoding DUF3658 domain-containing protein, producing the protein MTDTIHIAFTESAGGCLRAAFRDIPDQRVAALADDLSLGPINPYQYPDRQVFFETLYADTEYEFWYQDALPHIRAFWDETRPGDARRIVWFTRRSAIEYSGFLEFLSREPDPCAIEVVDLTEGVDVVWEDEPDEAPDRVIPISLGELAPEWLRDQTDRARPLTQDEAAFYLRTWDRLKDDEDGVRTLWRGQLYPTIPSTLGEDVLYAVPEDWTSAAMVIGEALGASSDEYHQCGDAFLYTRLLFLIRCGEVEAEGDPTSMRTLQVRRADVVDEDDLFPIIP